ACTTGTAGCCGCGGATCGCAGGCGGCTTTCAGACTGCACCAGCTGAGTGTTGTTCATGAAGATCAGTCTACGGTAGACATGACCATCCTCTCCACGGACATCTTCAACAGAGTACTCGCCGGTTAGGCCACTGACGCCTCGGCCCACCACCTCCCTCCAGCCCAGGTCACCTCCTACAGACAAGAATGGGACCTAAACCAGAGACAAGAGTGAGGAAGATGAATAAAGTACAGaactaatatttataataattattataaatatgtttCAATTCTCCTCTTTACCTGCTGATTGGCTGGCATGCCAGGAGGAGCCAGTTCCATCACCATGGGAGAGAGCTCGGACTGGACTGCTTGCATGTCTTTATAGTCCTGGTCTCGATGCATTGCAACAATGATCAGTCGGCGGAAGTTTGCGCTTGCGGCTAGCTGAGTGCGACCCTCGGCAGAACCGTACAACCAATCGGATTCTCGACCCTGAGGAACTTTACGAATCAAACACAATCATTAGCGTCGCAGTTAAGACGAGCACACATATTCATACGAGGAATGTCTCTTACCAATAAAGATAGCAAAGTGGTTGGTACGGGGAACTTTGGCAGAAGGCGGACCGTCCTGCACCGTCAGTGTGTATCGGGGACAGCCCGTGGCTGCATGGCACAGTGTGAGGGAGGGCGTGCTAGCAGTGTCTGTGGCACCCCTGAGCTTCTGGATCATGAGTGCATACGCCTGCCGTTCCTTTACTGCAGCTAATAGCTCAGGAACCGACACCAGCCTACACGGGGCGCCGTCCTCCCCCTGGCACATCTCCAGCACTTTGAATGGAGGTGGCTGGCGGAACTTGGTGCAGATGAGAACGAATACAGGAAGAGCGAATGAGGACGAATCCAAGTCCGGGTTCTGCTGGCTCAGGCAGTGGATACGTATGGCAAAGCCAGCTTCAGCAAAATGCTCTACTGCCAGCTTTATCACGTGCTCCTGGGCGAGAGTCACACAGACATAGCGGCCGCCCACAGCCAGAACTCGGCCCACCTCAGCCAGCATTTTACTCGCCACGACGCCCTCCTCCTCCGAGGCCATGGCATCTAGAGTTCCCTTGTCCAGAGCAGCCTGGAAGCTTCCGTTTTCATAACCCGTCTCAGTGGCATCTACCTGAAGGAAGGTGAGGTCGGGACGACGCTGAACGTTTCTCTGGTTCATATGAGCAACAACTGTCTCACTAATGTCGATGTTGGTTAACTGGCGGTAGCCTACATCGTAAAGCTGCTCACTTAGCTCCGAGTTCCCACAGCCAACCACTAAAACCTGATACAGAGAAAGGTATTCATTAGAATTCATACTCCTTTTTGCAATATCTTCTTACTGAACACCCTTTCAACACAGCAGCGGGTACAATCTGACTTTattgtatacagttttggaagagtaatgatttataatcccactggCTGTGTTGAACGGtccctttttgagtctggtttcgctcaagttttcttcctcttattgtCTCAGAGAGTTTTCATCAACATCTCATCTTTCGCTTATTTAGGGATCAAAATCTACATCAGGATTTCTGTAAAAATgctttgagggaaaaaaaactgtaaactgTTGTTCTCCTTAGGCTGAAGCACTTCACTAGTTCCATTAGTACAACTAACAATGTTCTAAAACTAGTGGACCATGGCATGATCTAcgcaaataataatatatattttatatatattatatattttaatcatcacacccatgtgtgcttgttgaacatctcattccagatgaATCACTCTTTATAGTTATAATAaagtccactcttctgggaaggctttccactagattttggggcgtggctgtggggatttgtgatcattcagctacaagagcattagtgaggacaAGAACTGGTGTTGGGtaaggaggtctggggtgcagtcggtgttccagttcatcccaaaggtgttcagtggagttgaggtcagggttcgaTGAAGGACATttgagttcttccagtccaaccttaacacaccatgtcttcatggagctcgctttgtgcacaggggtattgtcatgctggaacaggtttgggcgtCTTAGTTCCAGTTAAGGGAAATggtaacgctacagcatacaaagacatcctatacaattgtgtgcttctaactttgtggcaaccgTTTAGAGAAGaactacatatgggtgtgatgatcacgTGTCTAcaggtgtttgttttgtttagatcAGTTCCCATATACTTAAATACATTCAAACCTACAGTACAGTTTCAGTGTTGTTAATTAGAAGTTTATTGAGTGTAAAGTCTGTCATTACCTTCTCACGGGGTTTGATGTATTTGTGCAGGACGCCACACAGTGAGTTGTAGTCCCCATACCACTCAAAAGCTTTTTCTCCCCGTTTGCGGAAAAATCGTTCCCAATAATCTGCAGAGCTGAACTCTTCCGCTGTTCTGGGCAACAGACTCATGTCCTCTTTTAAATCGTGGCTGGGTCAAAAAATCACGTTctcgatttttatttatttgtttaaatgttgatCACCAGCAGCCTTTAACATGCAGTACATAAGCTACTCGAAACTATAGCACACAGATACCGTAGCATAACGTTATAAACGCTGCGGATTTAATACAATTATTCTCTTGAGCTCCGAACTATAATGTTGCTTATATatatggttttattattattttcttcgcagTCTAATTCATAAACACGAGTTGAAGTCGTTTCCCACATGTTTTGGAATTTTAACCCGGACACATTTCCTTGACGGACGCGCGACAACACTTGCAAGTGATTGGACGTTCTGTGAAGGCGGGACATACAAAGCGTTCAATGATTGGTGAAAAGTTTGGATTGCGTGATTCTATTGGTTAATCATGTGTCACTGAGCCAAACGGCGGCACGACGGTGAAGCGGTTTGTTAAACATGGCAGTACCGGCTGGAAGATCAGTGGTGTTTGTGACTGGAAACGCGAAAAAATTAGAAGAGGTGAGAGTATaaattaaaatgtgctttcaaaGAAATCTGTATGTCAGCAATAAGTCAATAAAAGCACgttatacgtgtgtgtatgtaaaataaatgcattGTGTTCGGATTTGTTGTTATGTTTTTGCAGTTGTTGCCTGCTCTGTCAGTCTAAAAtgtgacacccccccccccccccccctgcgTTCAGGTAGTTCAAATCCTCGGTGACAAATTCCCCTACAAACTTATTTCTAAGAAGATTGATTGTAAGTATGCAATCATGTGTACATCTgtcactatacactatatagccaagggtttgtggacacctgatcaacACACCCAGACATGCTTGATGAACGTCTGCCCCCTCTTtcagttataataacctccactcttctgggaaggctttccactagatttctgggcgtggctgtgaggatttgtgatcattcagctacaagagcattagtgaggacaggcactgatgttaagaagtgaggaggtctggggtgcagtctgtgttcagtgaggttgaggtcaaggTCAGgattctgtgcaggacactcaagttcttccacaccaagcTTGGTAAAGCACATCtccatggagctcgctttgtgcacaggagcattgtcattctggaaattgtaatgttacaacatacaaagacattctatacaactgtgtgcatCCACCAGTTTGACGTAGAACCATATAcgagtgatggtcaggtgtccacaaacttttgcccacACTGTGTATGCTCTGAGTGTATGACTTGATTTGTAGTGCCTGAATACCAAGGAGAACCTGATGAGATCTCGGTACAGAAGTGCAAAGAGGCAGCAAAACAGGTTTGGGAACGACGCTATTTTGTTCTATACTCCACTTTGGAATATGTGTAAAGGTCTTTGGAATACTTTTATGCTTCTCTTGTAAAGGTAGACGGGCCAGTGATCGTGGAGGACACCTGCCTATGTTTCAAGGCACTAGGAGGTCTACCAGGGCCATACATGTAAGCACATACATGCATTTCACTTGGAAGTCAGCTTTAGAAGTCAGCGGACTTCTTGCTATTAGACCAGCTTTTGAataatga
The sequence above is drawn from the Ictalurus punctatus breed USDA103 chromosome 25, Coco_2.0, whole genome shotgun sequence genome and encodes:
- the mettl13 gene encoding eEF1A lysine and N-terminal methyltransferase; this translates as MSLLPRTAEEFSSADYWERFFRKRGEKAFEWYGDYNSLCGVLHKYIKPREKVLVVGCGNSELSEQLYDVGYRQLTNIDISETVVAHMNQRNVQRRPDLTFLQVDATETGYENGSFQAALDKGTLDAMASEEEGVVASKMLAEVGRVLAVGGRYVCVTLAQEHVIKLAVEHFAEAGFAIRIHCLSQQNPDLDSSSFALPVFVLICTKFRQPPPFKVLEMCQGEDGAPCRLVSVPELLAAVKERQAYALMIQKLRGATDTASTPSLTLCHAATGCPRYTLTVQDGPPSAKVPRTNHFAIFIVPQGRESDWLYGSAEGRTQLAASANFRRLIIVAMHRDQDYKDMQAVQSELSPMVMELAPPGMPANQQVPFLSVGGDLGWREVVGRGVSGLTGEYSVEDVRGEDGHVYRRLIFMNNTQLVQSESRLRSAATIGSAQKKKSKKKSKRPSVETPASAHKNHTVDRGFLCCTHHEVMIAGFAMLGKEALGNKDGQVSVFVVGLGGGGLPQFIRDFVPGAWVEVVELDPAVLEVAKTWFGFQTDDRLKVILGDGLEHISMLESKGGHSYDVIMFDVDSKDRSLGMSCPPPAFVETSLLEKVCKLLTPRGVFMLNLVCRDSALRQSVLERLQAVFPSVLSRPIEGEVNEVLLCSRGGGEQDKLNTIPKELQQAAENLQGTLRSHSQNAPFNPQIDITVMLKDLRVA